TCTGCAGGCTTATTCTCCCCATCAGCAACAACTTCCTGTGGTTCTTCAACCTTGGGAGGCTCTTCAGCTATTCCTCCACTCTCAGTCTTCTTCTCAACCTCAGAGGTATCCTCTTCCACTGGCTCTTTCTTCTCCGTCACAGCTTCCCCCTCCTTGTTATCAGCCTCAGTCTTCTTCTCAGCCTCAGAGGTATCAACTTCCATGGGCTCTTTCTTGTCCATCACACCCTCTCCCTCCTTGTTCCCCGCTTCAGTCTTCTTCTCCCCCTCAGAGGTATCAACTTCCATGGGCTCTTTCTTGTCCGTCACAACTTCTCCATCTTTCTTTCCACCCTCTTTCTTTTCACCCTCCTTGTTCTCTTTCTCAGCCTCTGCCACTTCTGCTCCACCCTCAGTCTTTTCACCCTCCTTGTTCTCCTTCTCAGCAGCCTCTTTCATGTCCTTCTTAGTGAGAGAAGATCTCCTTTTCTTCATGTGAGGTTCCCTGTCAGGAGTGGGGGTTGTAGCCTTCACCTTCTGGCTGATCCTAGACGACCGCCTTGGACTCTCCCCAGTTGTCCAGTCAAACTCAGAGATGACAGGATTCCCAGGATGAGCCTTGAGGTACTGCTCAAGCTGCTTGCGTGAGCTAATCTCCTCACCCGTTGGAGCCATGAACACAATCTCTGTCTTCCTCGGTGTACCTGCTCTTTTCGGATAAAACTGGAACAAACAAAGCTTTCCATTACTCACATAATACACAAAAGCAACGCCAAGACACATTCTATAGAAAAGCCCCaatttttttaccaaacaaTCTAGGGTTTCAGTAGCATTTTCATCAGAAACCCTAATTTGATTCCCCAAGAAACTCCCTTAGCGTCAAACTATCATCTTCTCACATGGAATTTAACATAAAGATCCAAAACACAGAGTCTATAGAAAAAGCCCCAATTTTTCCAACCATTTCTAGGGTTTCAATAGCATTTTcattaaaaaccctaatttgatCCTCAAGAAACTCCATAAGCattaaattatcaaattcccACATAAAAATTATCATAGAGATCCAAAACCCACCTCAAAGCTtgttatttcattaaatttccCTAAATCAAACATAAACCCTAGACCATAAGAAAAGCAACTCGAAATAGAAAGAAGTAACAGACAAAACAACACTCTTACAGAAACATCAATCTTCTAAAGTAATTACAGCAGAAatttcaagaaaaaataaaaaaagagggGAAGAAGATACCAGTTTCTTCCATGAAGCAGGAGCTGGTAGCTCAATGGACACGAGTTCGTCTGTGTTCTCCATCTTCTCGTCTCTCTCTTCACCTGACACACAAACTGACTCTGTCTCCCTCACTATAACCACCTTCTTATCTTTTTTAAGACAAAGGTTACGACTTTATTTCCTTTCTGGTAATAAGAACTGCCGCAAGAACAAACCCTGTGACTAATGGATATGTTTGCGTGTCTCTTCTGTTtcggtcttttttttttaatattcttttttttttaaattgatttttcctTTCTCCACGTAATACACGAGAGTGTGGATCTGATAGGGCTACGGTGATAGTTCAGTGACAGACCTGTTTGAGATAGCCAAGTGTCCTATTTAACCGGTGGATAAGGTGTGGGGATCTGTTTTTCCCGCTTTCTTCTGATACAAATAATAAAGTATAATGGAGTGTGTCGTTGAGTTCCGCTATGTGACTGGCGAATATGCTTTTCTTCTGTTTATTCCCTCCCGACACAAAATAAGCCCAGGCGAATGGGCCTAAATATTAACCGGCCCataactattttataatttcttgtGAAAGTGATTTAGGTTcagattctttcttttgtagttatccacacaaaaaaaagggAAGGGAACAGATTCTTTTGTAGGCACTATCTAATCTAACCTCACCATATAATTAGAAAAGTTTAGGTAATGTCATCTAAAGGAATCACCTGGAGGGGGAAGGATCATCGTGTAGGTCAGACAGGAGACGCAAGACATGTCTTAATGTCTTAGATTCAGATACTAATTGGTCAAATCCGGACATAAATCTTTAAGACTTTATAGACTGAGAGATGGTACAACAAAGGGATTTTTCTCATTGAGATAGTACAACAAGGGGTTTCagaaatcaaaccaaaaccaaaacagaaagaaaaaaaatctgaaatgaCTCGAACCATTGTGTATGTGTGTATATGAGAGTGCTGTCTCCCAGTCTTGTTTCATCAGTCATATAGACCTTCTTGTTCCCAAACCTCCACCAGAAAATCCACCATTTCCTGTTTTTATCAATAGCAATACAATTAACTCACTCCCTTATTGTCTGTACTCTAAAAAGAGTGTGTGATTAAGTACACACTTACATTGAGAGGAATGGGTTGGGGAAATAACTTGTTGCTCCCCAGCAAGCTATCATACGATGCTGCGTTCCAACTGCAGCATATAATAGTGGACATTATACAAATATGGTTAAACAAACTTAATAAGAGACAGATAATAGTTGTGTCATGAAGCCACTCACTTAATCTTAGCTCCTTGACTGTGATCCGGTGGGTTATGATGATTACGTCTTTCCTTGCCCACCCAACGCTCCCGGGTCTGATTCCAAAGAAGAAGACCTAcaaccacacacacacacttacttTCACAATATAACCATTTCAAAAATCCCCTCAATGTTGGcaacaaaaaaagaaggtaCCTTGGTTTACAAATTCAGGAGGAGGAGGGGGATTAGAGTTCCTAGCACCAGACTGAGACTCAAAAGTCTGGTTAGACGAGGAGATGCTCCCCTGAGAAGGGAAGGTGGTGTTGTCCATATCGACAGTGCTGGTTGACCAAAAATCTTCAGAGGCGTTTGGTTTCTTAAACGTTTTAGCTGTGGGATTTAAAGGTGGATCCTTTAGAGTTTCAGTTGTTCTAGGTTCTCTGTAGCAAACCAGGCAACCACTGCACTGTTACAAAACACACAACTTCTGATCATCGCCCACATACACATCCTCACTAGCTATTGTTTTTTCTCAATTCAAAACGTTTTCTATCTATAAACGATCTTAATCAGGGTTTATCTATAACAGAATCTCAAAATCTGAATCAATCCAAACACTAATAGATTCTGcataaagccaaaaaaaaaacagagattggAAGGAGAATCGCACCCCATCGATTTGAAGTAAACGGAGCTCCGAAAGATCTGTAAAGGTCGAGACTTTCAGCGGGGAGGAGAATCAATGATCCTTTTCAAATAACAAACATGAGGCAATGATTTACAAAAGTTCAGAATCAATGAAATAACTTACCTGATGAATGATGTCAAAGTTGATTCCTTTTTTATCGACTAGGCGACGATAGAGTCCTGAAGAggctgcagcagcagcagcttcttgacgaagaagaagaaggaaggctCTGCACTTTACGTTTTGTCCCCTTTTGCTTTCGCTTTGCCTTGACCAGAGAGAAGGTTATCGTTCATTCCCTTCAGCCGTTATACGGATACCCTCTCAATAAGGTTATTTTTGTCATTTGCTGTATCAACTAAACCATATTGCTCGCAATTAtgtcttctgtttttttttttttgtcatcaattaTACTATCAATAGTGTATTTGGTGTGAACTGATAATTGAAAAGTCAAAATAATTGTGTCCCCCCCTCATCATGCAGCTGTGTCATTTGTTAGTATTGCAGCATATGATAATAAACAAGATAGTCGTTCTGTAAATTCATTACATTTCTAGTTAGCctactttctttttttgtaaatggCTCTCTCTTTTTGATTGgtcaataaatttaaaatttcatctaacagtataaataaaaagaatattattattattttaaatagataaaacaACTCTCTTGATGGCTTATCAAGAGGATGGTTCGAgatgaaaaaaaatgaagatggTGGACGCAAGTGATCATGCAACTAGAAAGTATAAACATGAAGCAAAAGCTGTAATAAGGGTGTGAAGTGGTTGATAACTTTGATATAAATACATGGACATTAAGATTCTCACACGTACACGTAACACGTGTGTGGTGTCATCCAATCACAATAAACATGTTCATAGTATTCTCTATAAAAACCGCAACCGTTGAAAAGGCACCATTAGTGTTGATAAATGGTAAGTAAGCAAGAAGATACTCTGTTTTCTTAGTTATTCATCTAGAAAAGAATGCATAATATACTAGACCTTCTGGAAATCAATATGGTCGTCCATGTTAATTTGATCGGCCAATTCCTTCTCACtgtttttgttaatatatattctttccattctcaaaaataagattttttagaGTTTTCGcgtttattaaaaatttaataaatatttatattttagtttactatttattttatacgcTTTCAATAACTATCTActgataaaatttaatcaattcaaatatttacaattaatatttttcaaaagtatacaaaaatactttaa
The DNA window shown above is from Raphanus sativus cultivar WK10039 unplaced genomic scaffold, ASM80110v3 Scaffold3462, whole genome shotgun sequence and carries:
- the LOC108822964 gene encoding methyl-CpG-binding domain-containing protein 10, with protein sequence MENTDELVSIELPAPASWKKLFYPKRAGTPRKTEIVFMAPTGEEISSRKQLEQYLKAHPGNPVISEFDWTTGESPRRSSRISQKVKATTPTPDREPHMKKRRSSLTKKDMKEAAEKENKEGEKTEGGAEVAEAEKENKEGEKKEGGKKDGEVVTDKKEPMEVDTSEGEKKTEAGNKEGEGVMDKKEPMEVDTSEAEKKTEADNKEGEAVTEKKEPVEEDTSEVEKKTESGGIAEEPPKVEEPQEVVADGENKPAEKETENKGSVAAAEANGEKNESSLDAEATKGDETKEADEKKTDGEPNLDAEVNKGNGTQEADEEKKTEAVTEEKSNDVKGEDREVNQVQQQQGAAASVSC
- the LOC108820707 gene encoding uncharacterized protein LOC108820707 isoform X1 — its product is MGGCLVCYREPRTTETLKDPPLNPTAKTFKKPNASEDFWSTSTVDMDNTTFPSQGSISSSNQTFESQSGARNSNPPPPPEFVNQGLLLWNQTRERWVGKERRNHHNPPDHSQGAKINWNAASYDSLLGSNKLFPQPIPLNEMVDFLVEVWEQEGLYD
- the LOC108820707 gene encoding uncharacterized protein LOC108820707 isoform X2 produces the protein MDNTTFPSQGSISSSNQTFESQSGARNSNPPPPPEFVNQGLLLWNQTRERWVGKERRNHHNPPDHSQGAKINWNAASYDSLLGSNKLFPQPIPLNEMVDFLVEVWEQEGLYD